Proteins found in one Aneurinibacillus uraniidurans genomic segment:
- a CDS encoding DUF1002 domain-containing protein: MRKLALTVLFFLLSTATAFADAAPGDTIVTYGQNLSSAQKQQIKGRFNPPKEAQEITVTNAEEHKYLDGLLPKNVIGTRAISSTMIQLAEPGQGIKVETNNITGISKAMYENALATAGVKDANVKVDAPFPVSGTAGLTGVMKAYEQVTGTKIDENQKKVASEEMVTTSKIAEQIGDKEKAAELLTRLKAELAKQTGKMSDDQLRQMINNVAQQMGLTLSDQEIDSLVSILRKIQNLNIDWSKTLDQISSYKGQVQDFLNSNPEAKSFVQEILQFLKHLIDKMLSWFA; encoded by the coding sequence GTGCGAAAGTTGGCTTTAACAGTGCTTTTCTTTCTTCTATCAACCGCAACCGCCTTTGCGGATGCCGCACCAGGCGACACAATTGTAACATACGGACAGAACTTGTCGTCAGCGCAAAAACAACAGATCAAAGGACGCTTCAATCCACCGAAGGAAGCGCAAGAAATTACCGTTACGAATGCTGAAGAGCATAAATATCTCGATGGACTATTGCCGAAGAACGTAATTGGCACCCGGGCCATTTCGTCTACGATGATTCAACTGGCAGAACCGGGTCAGGGGATTAAAGTTGAGACGAATAACATTACGGGCATCAGCAAAGCGATGTATGAGAATGCACTGGCAACAGCGGGTGTGAAAGATGCCAATGTAAAAGTCGATGCACCGTTCCCGGTATCAGGTACAGCAGGCTTAACCGGCGTCATGAAGGCGTATGAACAAGTAACGGGTACAAAAATCGACGAAAATCAGAAAAAAGTTGCCAGTGAAGAAATGGTAACGACATCGAAAATTGCCGAGCAGATTGGTGATAAGGAAAAAGCAGCCGAGCTTCTGACGCGTCTGAAAGCAGAGTTAGCCAAACAGACCGGCAAAATGAGCGACGATCAGCTGCGCCAGATGATCAACAATGTGGCACAGCAGATGGGGCTTACACTAAGTGATCAGGAAATTGATTCGCTTGTGAGTATTTTGCGCAAAATCCAGAATTTAAACATCGACTGGAGCAAGACGCTTGACCAGATCTCAAGCTATAAAGGACAAGTGCAGGATTTTCTGAATAGCAATCCGGAAGCGAAGTCGTTTGTTCAGGAGATTTTGCAGTTCCTTAAGCACTTAATTGATAAGATGCTGAGCTGGTTTGCATAA
- a CDS encoding GerAB/ArcD/ProY family transporter: MNPREQITSKQVTLSIFQYLVGSGILSLPRAATEATRNHDAWISVLVAGILIMGIVYVVTKVSMMFPERTFFQYSQEIFGKWIGRLLSLVLSGYFLVQAAYQSRIMAEVIHMHLLTRTPKIVLMILFMAVGTYLVVGGVNALARFCEFVSPITLLLVLVILLLALSNVEIDNLRPVLVDGVMPVVKGIMSVALPYTGAESVFILYAFMKKSDHAVRSTVSGIGIATVMYTLVTMVTISTLTAAETQTLLLPVMDMAKEISFPGGFFERFELFLLVFWVLFMYTTYTYSQYFASLGLSQLFNKKLTPFVYAVLPLIYGIAVYPPDINAAYEMGRGMALFGIGLAILLPLLVWICAKIRKVKYAPQT, from the coding sequence ATGAACCCGAGAGAACAAATTACGTCAAAACAGGTAACGCTGAGCATCTTTCAGTATTTAGTTGGTTCCGGGATTCTGTCCCTTCCCCGGGCTGCAACGGAAGCGACTCGTAATCATGATGCCTGGATCAGTGTACTTGTTGCGGGGATTTTGATAATGGGAATTGTGTATGTTGTAACGAAAGTGAGCATGATGTTCCCGGAACGAACGTTCTTTCAGTACAGCCAGGAGATATTCGGAAAGTGGATCGGCAGACTGTTGAGTCTGGTGTTGTCAGGCTATTTTTTAGTTCAGGCCGCATACCAGTCACGAATTATGGCAGAGGTAATTCATATGCATTTGCTGACCAGGACACCCAAGATTGTGCTTATGATTTTATTTATGGCGGTTGGCACGTATCTCGTAGTCGGGGGAGTCAATGCTCTTGCCCGTTTTTGTGAGTTTGTATCTCCGATTACACTTTTGCTTGTTTTGGTCATACTTCTGCTTGCTTTAAGTAACGTCGAGATCGACAATTTACGTCCTGTGCTAGTCGATGGAGTGATGCCAGTTGTCAAAGGGATAATGTCTGTAGCTTTGCCATATACAGGTGCAGAAAGCGTGTTCATTTTATATGCATTTATGAAGAAATCGGATCATGCGGTTCGATCGACGGTATCAGGGATTGGGATTGCAACCGTGATGTATACACTAGTTACCATGGTTACCATAAGTACACTTACGGCGGCAGAAACGCAGACACTGCTTCTTCCTGTAATGGATATGGCAAAAGAGATTTCATTTCCGGGCGGTTTTTTCGAGAGATTTGAACTGTTTCTGCTCGTATTCTGGGTTTTGTTTATGTACACCACGTACACATATAGTCAATATTTTGCCAGCCTTGGGTTGAGTCAATTGTTCAATAAGAAGCTTACGCCGTTTGTTTATGCAGTGCTTCCCTTGATTTATGGAATAGCCGTGTACCCACCAGATATAAATGCAGCATATGAGATGGGGCGGGGAATGGCTTTGTTCGGCATAGGACTTGCTATACTATTGCCACTCCTTGTATGGATATGTGCAAAAATAAGGAAGGTAAAATATGCGCCACAGACATGA
- a CDS encoding homoserine dehydrogenase: protein MKNIRIALLGLGTVGSGVVTILQTHAERLRKQTGVAFEIASILVRDTARPRKVEVERSLLTDNIARVWASEPDVVVDAMGGLVPTLSYMEEAIARGCHVISANKELLAIHGAWLHTLAQEQGVGLLYEASVGGGIPILNTLAQLLNVNRITRVAGILNGTTNYILTRMEEEGLPYEAVLAEAQELGFAEADPTADVEGYDAFHKIRIVARLCFGEEIDEKASLRDGITSVTAEEIELFGHLGLRVKLLATAERVGASLRVQVAPTLVPHSHALAQVKNEYNGVFVTGDVVGDLFFTGKGAGMLPTGSAIVEDIVHAVRGTTFIPETAAVALAAEEIVEKTGVEAAFFTLKPKDERGEFSLLSFLSGEAGVLHRVETVKRNGQTHVAALLSSHDRAVINAFAYHIGAVVRFRELLAEPEVVLSPVTIN, encoded by the coding sequence ATGAAAAACATACGCATTGCTTTACTTGGACTTGGAACAGTAGGATCGGGAGTGGTGACGATTTTACAAACGCACGCCGAGCGGCTTCGCAAGCAGACCGGTGTAGCATTTGAGATAGCAAGCATTTTGGTGCGTGATACTGCGCGCCCGCGTAAGGTGGAAGTGGAACGCAGTTTGCTTACAGATAATATCGCTCGCGTTTGGGCGAGTGAGCCGGATGTTGTCGTTGATGCGATGGGGGGCCTTGTGCCAACGCTTAGTTACATGGAAGAGGCAATTGCACGTGGCTGTCATGTCATATCTGCAAATAAAGAACTGCTGGCGATACACGGGGCCTGGCTGCATACGCTGGCACAAGAGCAAGGGGTCGGCTTGTTATACGAAGCAAGTGTAGGTGGAGGGATTCCGATTCTGAATACATTAGCCCAGCTATTGAATGTAAATCGGATTACGCGTGTGGCGGGTATTTTGAACGGTACGACGAATTATATTCTGACGCGTATGGAAGAAGAAGGATTGCCATATGAAGCGGTGCTTGCTGAGGCACAGGAGCTTGGTTTTGCAGAAGCGGACCCGACCGCCGATGTAGAAGGATATGATGCATTTCATAAAATCCGGATTGTAGCTCGTCTCTGTTTTGGTGAAGAGATAGACGAGAAAGCAAGTTTGCGGGATGGGATCACTAGTGTTACAGCGGAAGAGATTGAGTTATTTGGTCATCTGGGCTTACGGGTAAAGCTGCTCGCCACAGCCGAGCGGGTCGGTGCGAGCTTGCGTGTACAGGTAGCACCAACGCTTGTGCCGCATTCGCATGCATTAGCGCAAGTGAAAAATGAATACAACGGTGTGTTTGTTACAGGGGATGTGGTAGGAGATTTATTCTTTACAGGTAAAGGAGCAGGCATGCTGCCGACAGGAAGTGCGATTGTGGAAGATATTGTACATGCGGTGCGCGGTACGACATTTATTCCAGAAACAGCGGCTGTTGCGCTTGCAGCGGAAGAAATCGTAGAAAAAACAGGGGTGGAAGCAGCCTTTTTTACTTTGAAGCCGAAAGATGAGCGGGGGGAATTTAGCCTGCTGTCGTTTTTGTCGGGTGAGGCCGGTGTGCTGCATCGGGTAGAGACGGTGAAACGAAATGGACAGACACATGTAGCAGCGCTTCTTAGCTCGCATGATCGAGCTGTAATTAACGCATTTGCATACCACATAGGGGCAGTCGTTCGCTTTCGGGAACTGCTAGCAGAGCCAGAAGTCGTGCTGAGTCCAGTGACCATTAATTAG
- a CDS encoding spore germination protein, protein MLTEDLQTNTQTLQNMLGKNPDVVLRRLIIHDAAKEAAMIYIEGLVDKREIHEQILMPLMKPGTENTEGNMENKQVKQWLITEAIPVSTVQPVQRVEECMQAIFVGNTVLLVQGIAEAFVIGTSNWETRPSEEPITEALIRGPREGFVESIHKNTAIIRRKIKDQNLVFLPYKVGRRSQKDLYVVYIKEIANQALVDDVKSRVERIDIDAVEESGYVEQLIEENYLSPFPQTQNTERPDRVVQALLEGRVAILLDGTPFVLLAPVTFPMLMSSPEDYYERWIPGSLIRLLRYIAVFISLFLPALYISFISYNHGMIPTKLAISISASREGVPFPSIVEAFIMEVTVEILREAGIRLPKTIGQAVGIVGALVIGQAAVEAGIVSPITVIVVSLTAISSFSFPQYGAAIAIRIMRFSMMIAASFLGLFGVILMSIFLIAHLVKLKSFGVSYLAPFAPIYLRDWKDGLLRLPFFTLRKRTRITKPKDSTRR, encoded by the coding sequence GTGTTGACAGAGGATTTGCAGACGAATACGCAAACCTTACAAAATATGCTGGGCAAAAACCCGGACGTTGTGCTGCGTCGGCTGATCATTCATGATGCAGCCAAAGAAGCGGCGATGATCTACATTGAAGGATTAGTGGATAAGCGAGAAATCCATGAACAAATTCTCATGCCTCTGATGAAACCAGGTACGGAAAACACGGAAGGAAACATGGAGAATAAGCAGGTCAAACAGTGGCTCATAACCGAGGCCATTCCGGTATCGACCGTTCAGCCTGTACAGCGGGTAGAAGAGTGTATGCAGGCGATTTTTGTCGGGAATACGGTTTTACTTGTTCAGGGAATTGCAGAAGCCTTTGTGATAGGAACAAGCAACTGGGAAACCAGGCCGAGTGAAGAGCCGATAACAGAAGCGTTAATACGTGGTCCGAGAGAAGGGTTCGTAGAGTCTATTCATAAAAATACGGCCATTATTCGTCGGAAAATTAAAGACCAGAATCTTGTTTTTCTCCCTTATAAAGTGGGACGGCGTTCGCAAAAAGATCTGTATGTTGTCTACATAAAGGAAATTGCGAATCAAGCATTAGTAGACGATGTGAAAAGTCGAGTCGAACGCATTGATATCGATGCGGTGGAGGAATCAGGGTATGTAGAACAATTAATTGAAGAGAATTATTTATCCCCTTTCCCCCAAACACAAAATACGGAGCGGCCGGATCGAGTTGTACAGGCTTTGCTGGAGGGGCGTGTTGCCATTTTGCTGGATGGAACACCGTTCGTTCTGCTGGCCCCTGTCACCTTCCCGATGCTGATGAGTTCACCGGAAGATTATTATGAACGGTGGATTCCCGGCTCGCTCATTCGTCTGTTACGTTATATAGCTGTTTTTATTTCTTTATTTCTGCCTGCTCTGTATATTTCCTTTATCTCATACAATCACGGAATGATTCCAACGAAGCTGGCGATTTCGATTTCGGCATCGAGAGAGGGTGTTCCGTTCCCTTCGATTGTGGAAGCGTTCATCATGGAAGTGACCGTAGAGATCCTGCGCGAAGCAGGGATTCGTCTTCCTAAAACGATAGGTCAGGCGGTTGGAATTGTAGGGGCGCTCGTTATCGGACAAGCGGCGGTAGAAGCTGGAATTGTCAGCCCGATCACGGTCATCGTTGTATCCTTAACGGCCATTTCCTCCTTTTCGTTTCCACAGTATGGTGCGGCGATTGCCATTCGAATCATGCGATTTAGCATGATGATAGCCGCTTCATTTTTAGGGTTGTTTGGGGTGATTTTGATGTCGATCTTTCTCATCGCACATCTTGTAAAACTAAAAAGCTTTGGTGTTTCATATCTGGCGCCGTTTGCCCCTATCTATCTTCGTGATTGGAAAGACGGACTGTTACGGCTACCGTTTTTCACATTACGAAAACGCACCCGGATTACAAAACCAAAAGATTCAACCAGACGGTAG
- a CDS encoding branched-chain amino acid aminotransferase: MSSQFTVEKTQHPKTKPDQQHLGFGKYFTDHMFLLNYTAGKGWHDARIVPYAPLCLDPAAMVFHYGQAVFEGLKAYKTEDGRVLLFRPDQNLERLNISNERLSIPQIDEALVLEGIKELVRTDADWIPTAEGTSLYIRPFIIATDAALGVHPSPQYLLAVILSPVGAYYPEGLKPVKINVESEYVRAVRGGTGVAKTAGNYAASLRAQEEAEKQGYAQVLWLDGVEKKYVEEVGSMNVFFKINGEVVTPALNGSILSGVTRRSIIQILQDKNIPIVERRVSIEELYEASMNGTLEEAFGTGTAAVISPVGELNWEDKKIIINKGEIGPVSQELYDTLTGIQNGKVKDTFGWTFEV; encoded by the coding sequence ATGAGTAGTCAGTTTACGGTTGAAAAAACACAACATCCAAAAACAAAGCCTGACCAGCAACATTTAGGCTTCGGAAAATATTTTACCGATCATATGTTTTTGCTGAACTATACAGCAGGTAAGGGCTGGCATGATGCTCGCATTGTTCCCTATGCGCCGCTATGTCTTGATCCGGCTGCCATGGTATTTCATTATGGACAGGCTGTATTCGAAGGTCTTAAAGCATATAAAACAGAAGACGGTCGGGTGCTGTTATTTAGACCGGATCAAAATCTGGAGCGTTTAAATATCTCGAATGAGCGGTTGAGCATTCCGCAAATCGATGAAGCGCTTGTACTCGAAGGAATTAAGGAGTTAGTCCGAACAGACGCGGATTGGATTCCAACAGCGGAAGGCACATCTCTTTACATCCGTCCATTTATTATTGCAACGGATGCTGCATTAGGTGTACATCCTTCCCCGCAGTATTTGCTGGCTGTAATTTTATCTCCAGTTGGAGCGTACTATCCGGAAGGGCTTAAGCCGGTCAAAATTAACGTCGAAAGTGAATATGTTCGTGCGGTACGTGGGGGAACAGGTGTGGCTAAAACAGCTGGAAACTATGCGGCAAGTCTGCGTGCGCAGGAAGAAGCAGAAAAACAGGGCTATGCGCAAGTATTATGGCTCGATGGTGTCGAGAAAAAGTATGTCGAAGAAGTCGGCAGTATGAACGTATTCTTCAAAATCAATGGGGAAGTTGTAACACCTGCGTTGAACGGAAGTATTTTGAGCGGGGTTACAAGACGATCTATTATCCAGATTTTACAGGACAAAAACATTCCAATCGTGGAACGAAGAGTTTCGATCGAAGAACTGTATGAGGCATCTATGAATGGAACCCTGGAAGAAGCATTCGGAACGGGGACGGCAGCGGTTATTTCGCCAGTCGGAGAATTAAACTGGGAAGATAAAAAGATCATCATTAACAAAGGTGAGATTGGTCCGGTGTCCCAGGAATTGTATGATACATTAACAGGGATTCAGAACGGAAAAGTAAAGGATACATTCGGCTGGACATTTGAAGTATAA
- a CDS encoding Ger(x)C family spore germination protein, with product MRHRHEKRWAFLFVWVLVITGCWDRTEIEDIGIVTGIAIDQPEKKDKQGKDSKKFDLTHNIVIPQASAGKSAGSKKAYANVTTKTESVFEGIRHVSTITGNSPSYEYLKVLAISEEIARTYNLQELLNFFLRNTEARRTVKVVIVQGKAKNVLNKRPIIENNPAVNLSDIVENSKKVIQITPEVTLGDVSKQLTSKRNLVIPRVMVVKDKAQMSGAAVIKGKNAKMIGTLTPEEVGGLNLLRGEVKNGVVKGKMAKGKFIVFEVDRIQHQIKSEVKKEKVGFTLQINVKGKLREDNVMAEDDFDEKFLHEAERVIQNQLEKLTQRTLRKTQKELKVDVIGCGKKLGIQDHQVWKEYEQNWDEAFSRMPVKVNIQVTITEFGTKGRERIKK from the coding sequence ATGCGCCACAGACATGAAAAACGTTGGGCTTTTCTTTTTGTATGGGTACTCGTGATTACAGGGTGCTGGGATCGGACTGAAATTGAAGACATCGGAATTGTAACCGGAATTGCCATTGACCAGCCGGAGAAAAAGGATAAACAGGGGAAGGACAGTAAAAAATTTGATCTTACCCATAACATTGTCATTCCGCAGGCGTCCGCAGGAAAATCCGCCGGTTCGAAAAAGGCGTATGCAAACGTTACAACGAAAACAGAAAGTGTATTCGAGGGCATCAGGCACGTATCTACCATTACAGGGAATTCTCCATCGTATGAATACTTGAAGGTGCTGGCAATTAGTGAGGAAATAGCTCGTACCTATAACTTGCAGGAACTGTTGAATTTCTTTTTGCGCAATACAGAAGCGCGCCGGACGGTTAAGGTAGTCATTGTACAAGGAAAAGCAAAAAATGTATTAAACAAGCGCCCCATTATTGAAAATAATCCTGCCGTGAATTTATCCGATATTGTGGAAAATAGTAAAAAAGTGATACAGATTACACCTGAAGTAACTCTGGGAGACGTTTCTAAGCAATTAACAAGCAAGAGAAACCTGGTCATTCCAAGAGTAATGGTCGTAAAAGACAAAGCACAAATGAGCGGCGCTGCTGTTATAAAGGGAAAAAATGCCAAAATGATCGGGACATTGACCCCGGAAGAGGTAGGGGGATTAAATTTGTTGCGAGGAGAAGTGAAAAATGGAGTCGTTAAGGGCAAAATGGCAAAGGGGAAGTTCATTGTATTTGAAGTCGATCGTATTCAACATCAAATAAAATCAGAAGTAAAGAAAGAAAAGGTTGGCTTTACGTTACAGATTAACGTAAAGGGAAAGCTGCGTGAAGATAATGTGATGGCAGAGGATGACTTTGACGAAAAGTTTTTGCACGAGGCAGAACGAGTCATACAGAATCAACTAGAAAAGCTGACGCAACGAACATTACGTAAAACTCAGAAGGAATTAAAAGTGGATGTAATCGGATGTGGAAAAAAGCTTGGGATCCAGGACCATCAAGTATGGAAAGAATATGAGCAAAACTGGGACGAAGCATTCAGCCGTATGCCTGTAAAAGTCAACATTCAAGTAACCATTACCGAATTCGGCACAAAAGGCAGAGAACGAATCAAAAAGTAA